GATCAGGAAAGATAGCGCGAGAATCTTGATCGTTGGATGGGCATCGACGAATTCGCCGATCGAACGGGCTGCGAACAGCATGACGAGCACGGCTCCGATGATCGCCGTCGCCATGACCGAGACGTCCTCCACGAGCCCAACGGCCGTGATGACGGAATCTAAAGAAAAGACGAGATCCAGAACCGTGATCTGAAACAACAGCATCCCGAAACTGGCTGGAGCCGATGCGGCTGCTTCGTCATCCGCGCCCTCTAGACTTTCGTGAATTTCGTGGGTGGCTTTGGCGAGGAGAAACAATCCACCGATGATGAGAATCAGATCTCGCCCTGAGATCGCTTGGTTCAGCAGCGTGAATAAGGGAGCCGTCAGCTCCATCACAAGCGAAATCGAGAATAACAATCCCAGTCGTGCGATCATCGCAAGGCCTAGCCCAAGACGGCGTGCTAGGTTTCGCTGCTGCTGAGGGAGCCGGCTCACGAGGACGGAGATGAAGATGATGTTGTCGATTCCGAGGACAATTTCGAGGGCCGTCAGCGTGCCCAACGCGATCCACATCTCTGATTGAGTCAACCAATCGAACATGCGAATGTCCACCTCTCTAGCAACCAGCTAGACCCCGGATCGAATGCAGCGTCCCCACGCTCGCTCCCATCAATGGCATAATCCTCACAACTATCCGCCAGCCTATCGCGTGCAAGCGCCTGTTTGACGCATACTCACTGACTAGTCGCTCCGAAATCAACAGCCCGATACTGGATGAGCGACTCCGAACTCCCTGTGCCACAATCACAGAGGGGAGCCTCGGAATTTCTCACAGTGTCATCAGTTCTTCTTTAGCTCAGTGTGCCGAGACGTGATTGGAGGATGCTGATGGCAGCAATGGCGGCTGTTTCAGATCGTAAGATGTGCTGACCACAGGTAATGAGTCTACTTCCTGCCTGCTCGGCAATCTGCGCTTCCTCTTGACTCCAGCCACCCTCCGGTCCAATCAAAACCAGTATAGAACCGGTCGCATCTTGCGGTAGGTTGACCGTTTGCAAACTCTTCCCGTCCCGCCGCTCGGCCAGCATGAGAGTGCGCGTGCCGGTTGCCAGGCTGGTCAGAAGCGCTGAGAGAGATTGTGGCGTCGCAACGGTGGGGATTCGCCACTGTTCAGATTGCTGGGCGGCTTCTAAGGCGATTCGCTGCCAACGGGCGAGCTGGTGATCCACGCGGTCGGCTTTCAGTTGTACCACACTGTGCCGGCTTTCAATCGGCACGATTTCGCTCACGCCGAGCTCTGTTGCTTTTTGAATCACCCAGTCCATCTTCTCCCCCTTAAGCAGCGATTGGCCGAGGATGAGACAAGGCGTCTGGCGGGGTGGTTCCTGGATCGTTTCGAGAACCCGTGCGGTGACCGCTTGTTTGGACACATCGGTGATTTCAACGCGAAACTTGGCGCCCTGTCCGTTGTTGAGCCACAGAGTCTCGCCGACTGTGATGCGCAAACTGTCTCGGAGATGGAC
The DNA window shown above is from Nitrospirota bacterium and carries:
- a CDS encoding 16S rRNA (uracil(1498)-N(3))-methyltransferase; amino-acid sequence: MPVLFVSPERIDRQTISVTGDVLVHLRDSLRITVGETLWLNNGQGAKFRVEITDVSKQAVTARVLETIQEPPRQTPCLILGQSLLKGEKMDWVIQKATELGVSEIVPIESRHSVVQLKADRVDHQLARWQRIALEAAQQSEQWRIPTVATPQSLSALLTSLATGTRTLMLAERRDGKSLQTVNLPQDATGSILVLIGPEGGWSQEEAQIAEQAGSRLITCGQHILRSETAAIAAISILQSRLGTLS
- a CDS encoding TerC family protein translates to MFDWLTQSEMWIALGTLTALEIVLGIDNIIFISVLVSRLPQQQRNLARRLGLGLAMIARLGLLFSISLVMELTAPLFTLLNQAISGRDLILIIGGLFLLAKATHEIHESLEGADDEAAASAPASFGMLLFQITVLDLVFSLDSVITAVGLVEDVSVMATAIIGAVLVMLFAARSIGEFVDAHPTIKILALSFLI